The following are from one region of the Salvelinus alpinus chromosome 16, SLU_Salpinus.1, whole genome shotgun sequence genome:
- the itgb3bp gene encoding centromere protein R isoform X1 — MRVKRTLRLEDNDNQTPAKRPVPDRNYSPLTGTCQTSPSATPQAGKAKASGKTANSLKPQVPQTEVEILHAISSKLEASVGAFIKARQELKKILAAEGSSELKSFFSRGSADLKTELRRHRELASKAESCLGVNGAGQSRLQGVVQAGSSSDFLKSIMAL; from the exons ATGCG AGTCAAAAGAACACTCCGTTTGGAGGACAATGACAAC CAGACACCAGCCAAgagacctgtaccagacaggaacTACTCCCCATTGACTGGTACCTGCCAGACGAGTCCAAGTGCAACTCCCCAAGCTG GTAAAGCCAAAGCCAGTGGGAAAACTGCTAATTCCCTTAAACCACAGGTGCCACAGACGGAAGTGGAAAT ACTACATGCCATCAGCTCTAAACTGGAAGCATCAGTTGGCGCATTTATCAAGGCAAGGCAAGAGCTGAAGAAAATACTG GCTGCAGAGGGCAGCAGTGAGCTGAAGAGTTTCTTTTCTAGAGGCTCTGCTGACCTGAAGACCGAACTGAGGAGGCACAGAGAACTTG CATCTAAAGCGGAGTCATGCCTCGGCGTGAATGGTGCTGGCCAGAGCCGTTTGCAAG GCGTTGTCCAGGCTGGCAGCTCCTCTGATTTCCTGAAATCCATAATGGCCTTATAA
- the itgb3bp gene encoding centromere protein R isoform X2, whose amino-acid sequence MRVKRTLRLEDNDNTPAKRPVPDRNYSPLTGTCQTSPSATPQAGKAKASGKTANSLKPQVPQTEVEILHAISSKLEASVGAFIKARQELKKILAAEGSSELKSFFSRGSADLKTELRRHRELASKAESCLGVNGAGQSRLQGVVQAGSSSDFLKSIMAL is encoded by the exons ATGCG AGTCAAAAGAACACTCCGTTTGGAGGACAATGACAAC ACACCAGCCAAgagacctgtaccagacaggaacTACTCCCCATTGACTGGTACCTGCCAGACGAGTCCAAGTGCAACTCCCCAAGCTG GTAAAGCCAAAGCCAGTGGGAAAACTGCTAATTCCCTTAAACCACAGGTGCCACAGACGGAAGTGGAAAT ACTACATGCCATCAGCTCTAAACTGGAAGCATCAGTTGGCGCATTTATCAAGGCAAGGCAAGAGCTGAAGAAAATACTG GCTGCAGAGGGCAGCAGTGAGCTGAAGAGTTTCTTTTCTAGAGGCTCTGCTGACCTGAAGACCGAACTGAGGAGGCACAGAGAACTTG CATCTAAAGCGGAGTCATGCCTCGGCGTGAATGGTGCTGGCCAGAGCCGTTTGCAAG GCGTTGTCCAGGCTGGCAGCTCCTCTGATTTCCTGAAATCCATAATGGCCTTATAA
- the alg6 gene encoding dolichyl pyrophosphate Man9GlcNAc2 alpha-1,3-glucosyltransferase, with translation MENWSLVSISVLLGLTARWAVSLNSYSGAGKPPMFGDYEAQRHWQEVTYNLPVHEWYFNTTDNVLNYWGLDYPPLTAYHSLLCAHVAKLINPDWVELHASRGHESYGHKLFMRATVLVADLLIYIPAVVLYSFYLSEGSNKKKVCTVLCILLYPGLILIDYGHFQYNSISLGLALWGVVGLGLGWDVLGSLAFVLSLNYKQMELYHSLPFFCYLLGKCFKQGLAGRGLFLLVKIAVTVLVTFALCWLPFLSDPGQVLQVVHRLFPVGRGLFEDKVANTWCSLNVLIKIKTILSTDTQLYFSLTTTLLAILPSSIKLLMKPTLWQFKLALVNSSLAFFLFSFQVHEKSILLPALPVCLLLNDLPLPAIWFLQASTFSMLPLFLKDGLLVPYVVTSLAFLFFSVYLLLALEHCSEDKLRLGPYRRLLICMPRMDLGRVIKWKFYFSITAMAGLSFMSVALAPPAQLPDLFPLLVSVFSYLHFLGLLLYFNIVQIAEPPQSVRKNQKKSN, from the exons ATGGAGAACTGGAGCCTTGTGTCCATTTCTGTTTTGCTCGGTCTTACGGCAAGATGGGCTGTATCCTTGAACTCTTATTCAG GGGCAGGCAAACCACCCATGTTCGGGGACTACGAAGCTCAAAGGCACTGGCAAGAAGTGACATACAATCTGCCTGTTCATGAATG GTACTTCAACACTACAGACAACGTACTAAACTACTGGGGTTTGGACTATCCCCCTCTCACAGCCTACCACAGCCTGCTCTGTGCACATGT GGCCAAGCTGATAAACCCAGACTGGGTGGAGTTGCATGCGTCTCGAGGTCATGAAAGCTATGGACATAAGTTGTTTATGAGAGCCACAG TTCTTGTTGCAGATCTGCTGATATACATTCCTGCTGTTGTTCTTTACAGTTTTTACCTCAGTGAAGGATCAAACAAAAAGAAG GTCTGCACAGTCCTCTGTATCCTGCTCTATCCAGGTCTTATTCTAATCGACTACGGGCATTTCCA ATATAACAGTATAAGCCTGGGGCTGGCCCTATGGGGTGTGGTGGGTCTGGGGCTGGGCTGGGACGTGCTGGGCTCTCTGGCCTTCGTCCTGTCCCTCAACTACAAACAGATGGAGCTCTACCACTCCCTACCCTTCTTCTGCTACTTACTGGGCAAGTGTTTCAAGCAGGGCCTGGCAGGCCGAGG GCTGTTCCTGCTGGTCAAGATCGCTGTAACAGTCCTGGTGACCTTTGCCCTCTGCTGGCTGCCCTTCCTGTCTGACCCTGGCCAGGTCCTGCAGGTGGTGCACCGCCTTTTCCCTGTGGGGCGAGGCCTATTCGAG GATAAAGTGGCCAACACGTGGTGCAGCTTGAATGTCCTGATAAAGATCAAGACCATCCTGTCCACTGATACCCAGCTCTACTTCAG ttTGACCACCACTCTCCTGGCTATCCTACCTTCGTCTATAAAACTTTTGATGAAACCTACATTGTGGCAGTTCAAACTTGCCTTG GTCAACTCGTCTCTGGCattcttcctcttctcctttcaAGTCCACGAGAAATCAATCCTcctgcctgcctt GCCAGTCTGCCTGCTACTGAATGACCTTCCTCTGCCAGCCATCTGGTTTCTACAGGCTTCCACCTTCAG TATGCTGCCGTTGTTTCTGAAGGATGGTCTGTTGGTGCCGTAcgtggtcacctccctggcctTCCTGTTCTTCTCCGTCTACCTGCTCTTAGCCCTTGAGCACTGCTCAGAGGACAAGCTGCGTCTGGGGCCCTACCGCCGCCTCCTCATCTGCATGCCCCGCATGGACCTCGGCAGAGTCATCAAGTGGAAA TTCTATTTCTCCATCACGGCCATGGCTGGTTTGAGCTTTATGAGCGTCGCGCTGGCCCCTCCGGCCCAGCTGCCTGATTTGTTTCCCCTCCTGGtgtctgtgttctcctacctacACTTCCTGGGCCTCCTCCTCTACTTCAACATTGTCCAGATCGCCGAGCCGCCACAATCTGTGAGGAAGAACCAGAAGAAAAGTAACTGA